One window of the Acinonyx jubatus isolate Ajub_Pintada_27869175 chromosome A2, VMU_Ajub_asm_v1.0, whole genome shotgun sequence genome contains the following:
- the LOC106982908 gene encoding LOW QUALITY PROTEIN: olfactory receptor-like protein OLF4 (The sequence of the model RefSeq protein was modified relative to this genomic sequence to represent the inferred CDS: inserted 1 base in 1 codon), translating to MKVCVKCTHVISFFPRSHLHHMELRNRTQISEFFLLGFSEEPELQPLIFGLFLSMYLITVFGNLLIILAVSTDPNLHTPMYFFLANLSFVDICFTSTTVPKMLWNIQTQSKVITYEDCITQMNFFIIFSVLDDFLLSVMAYDRFVAICHPLHYTIIMNPQLCGLLVLVSWIMSVLYSLLQTLMVLQLSFCTEVEIPHFFCELNQMIQLACSDTFLNDMMMYFATVLLGGAPLAGVLYSYSKIVSSIRRISSALGKYKAFSTCASHLSVVSLFYCTGLGVYLSSAATQSSHSGATASVMYTVVTPMLNPFIYSLRNRDIKGALRRFSAMAAIKGLIVLXLENFP from the exons ATGAAGGTTTGTGTGAAATGTACTCatgtcatttccttctttccaagaAGCCACCTCCACCACATGGAactgagaaacagaacacaaatttcagaattttttcttctgggattttcAGAAGAACCAGAACTGCAGCCCCTCATATTTGGGCTTTTCCTCTCCATGTACCTGATCACTGTGTTTGGAAACCTGCTCATCATCttggccgtcagcacagaccccaacctCCACacgcccatgtacttcttcctggccaACCTGTCCTTTGTAGACATTTGCTTCACCTCCACCACTGTCCCGAAGATGCTCTGGAACATCCAGACCCAGAGCAAAGTCATAACCTATGAGGACTGCATCACACAGATGAACTTCTTCATAATCTTTTCAGTGTTGGATGACTTTCTCCTGAGTGTGATGGCCTATGACCGGTTTGTGGCCATCTGTCACCCCCTGCACTACACAATCATCATGAACCCCCAGCTCTGTGGACTCCTGGTTCTGGTGTCCTGGATCATGAGTGTTCTGTATTCCTTGTTACAAACCTTAATGGTATTGCAGCTGTCCTTCTGTACAGAGGTGGAAATCCCCCACTTTTTCTGTGAACTCAATCAGATGATCCAACTTGCCTGTTCTGACACCTTTCTTAATGACATGATGATGTATTTTGCAACTGTGCTGCTGGGTGGTGCTCCCCTGGCTGGGGTCCTTTACTCTTATTCTAAGATAGTTTCCTCCATACGTAGGATCTCATCAGCTCTGGGCAAGTATAAGGCATTTTCCACCTGTGCATCTCACCTCTCGGTTGTCTCTCTATTTTATTGTACTGGCCTGGGAGTATACCTCAGCTCTGCTGCTACCCAGAGCTCACACTCGGGTGCCACGGCCTCGGTGATGTACACGGTGGTCACGcccatgctgaaccccttcatctacagcctgaggaacagaGACATAAAGGGCGCTCTGAGGAGATTCTCTGCAATGGCAGCTATAAAAGGGCTAATTGTCT GGCTGGAGAATTTCCCATGA